The DNA sequence ACGACCCGGAACGGGACGCCGACTGGTCGTTCGTCGCCACCGGCCGCAAGGACCCGCTGGGGGCGCCGCGGGAGGTCGCCTCGGTGCTGTTCGACGACGCCGACCCGGAGCGGCCGCGGCGGCTGTTCGCGGACTCCTGCTGAGGTCGGCGGTGCTCTCCTAGCGCGGCCGGTCGAAGCGCGCCCCGAGCGGGTTGGTCGGGAGCGCCGTGAGCACGAGCTGCGCGATCCAGCCGAACGGGACGAACGAGATGAAGTACCAAGGCCCCGCCAGGTTCGCGTCGTGCAGGCGGCGCCAGACCAGCGCCAGGTGCGGCACCAGCGTCGCGAAGACCCACACGATCCACACGGCCAGCAGCACCCAGAACAGCGGGCCGACCAGGCGCGACGAGCCGGTCATCCGGAAGCTCCCGCTCAGCCGGCTGATCACGAGGACGAACGTCCAGTAGACGATCGCCAGGAGCACGTCGAACAGGAAGAACCACCAGTACTCGGTGCGGCTGGCGCGGCCGGTGAAGTCGGCGTACTTGGTGAAGAACCGGCGGATGGCGTCGCCCATGCTCGCGCCGTAGAGCGGCGCCCAGAGCGGGGCGGGGCCGGAGGGCGGGGCGGGGCCGGA is a window from the Leifsonia shinshuensis genome containing:
- a CDS encoding DUF805 domain-containing protein, with the translated sequence MSTQPPAAAPPPPPSGPAPPSGPAPLWAPLYGASMGDAIRRFFTKYADFTGRASRTEYWWFFLFDVLLAIVYWTFVLVISRLSGSFRMTGSSRLVGPLFWVLLAVWIVWVFATLVPHLALVWRRLHDANLAGPWYFISFVPFGWIAQLVLTALPTNPLGARFDRPR